A genomic window from Peptococcus niger includes:
- a CDS encoding NADH-quinone oxidoreductase subunit A translates to MNVELWTALLFLGLAVFLCAAGIGVSLLLSPHYYKPQGQYEAFECGVDTEGTGWVQFKVSHFLYALIFLLFDIEALFFFPIALIFKDIGLLPLVAAVVFLLVICLGLWYEWKEGALEWS, encoded by the coding sequence GTGAACGTAGAATTATGGACCGCCCTCTTATTTCTGGGCTTGGCTGTTTTTTTGTGTGCTGCCGGTATCGGGGTCAGCTTGCTTTTAAGCCCCCACTACTATAAGCCACAGGGACAGTATGAAGCTTTTGAATGCGGCGTCGATACCGAAGGCACCGGCTGGGTGCAGTTTAAGGTCAGCCATTTTCTGTATGCGCTGATTTTCTTACTGTTCGATATTGAAGCCCTGTTTTTCTTTCCCATCGCCCTGATATTTAAAGATATCGGTCTCTTGCCACTTGTGGCAGCGGTGGTATTCTTGCTGGTAATTTGTTTGGGACTTTGGTATGAATGGAAAGAAGGTGCACTGGAATGGAGCTAA
- a CDS encoding NADH-quinone oxidoreductase subunit B — protein MELKTSDGWSDSTRVEPTPGLDHLDEATRAELDRSVILTTLDALMDQGRARSFWPVTMGLACCAIEMMACGGARFDLARFGYEVFRPSPRHSDLMIVAGTVTKRLAPVVKRVYEQMPEPKYVIAMGNCAISGGPFAGSYAVADGCDWMIPVDVYLPGCPPRPEALLDACLKLRERVLDEKAAKEER, from the coding sequence ATGGAGCTAAAAACCTCTGACGGCTGGTCTGACTCAACACGGGTCGAACCGACGCCGGGTCTTGATCATTTGGATGAAGCAACGCGTGCCGAGCTGGATCGCTCAGTGATTTTAACCACCCTGGATGCGCTGATGGATCAGGGCCGGGCACGCTCATTTTGGCCGGTAACGATGGGGCTGGCCTGCTGTGCAATTGAAATGATGGCTTGCGGCGGGGCGCGCTTTGACTTGGCGCGGTTTGGCTATGAAGTTTTCCGCCCGTCTCCGCGGCATTCAGACTTAATGATTGTGGCGGGAACGGTGACAAAGCGTTTGGCGCCGGTTGTTAAAAGGGTTTATGAACAAATGCCGGAACCGAAATATGTCATTGCGATGGGCAACTGTGCCATTTCCGGTGGTCCTTTCGCCGGCAGTTATGCGGTGGCGGACGGTTGCGACTGGATGATTCCGGTGGATGTGTATTTGCCAGGTTGTCCGCCGCGTCCGGAGGCCCTTTTGGATGCCTGCTTGAAGTTACGGGAGCGCGTGCTGGATGAGAAAGCGGCAAAGGAGGAGAGGTAA
- a CDS encoding NADH-quinone oxidoreductase subunit C codes for MTLDQQFGALTAVETPGVNPTYLCSRDDLVETVTALKAALTPLFLVDVTALEREEDLCGIYHFMNLNDYIIFRVVVPMAKDDLHLPTISDIYPAANEMEREVYDLFGIVYDNHPNLKRILCADDFEGHPLRKDYVSNTRD; via the coding sequence GTGACTTTAGATCAGCAGTTTGGAGCACTGACTGCCGTTGAGACACCTGGTGTCAATCCGACTTATCTCTGCTCACGCGACGATTTGGTGGAGACGGTGACCGCCTTAAAGGCAGCGCTGACGCCCTTGTTTTTGGTGGATGTGACGGCTCTGGAACGTGAAGAGGATTTGTGCGGGATTTATCATTTTATGAACTTAAATGATTATATTATTTTTCGCGTGGTTGTCCCGATGGCAAAAGATGACTTGCATTTGCCGACCATAAGCGACATTTACCCGGCAGCCAATGAGATGGAACGGGAAGTTTATGACCTTTTCGGTATTGTCTACGATAATCACCCGAACTTGAAGCGAATCCTTTGTGCCGATGACTTTGAAGGGCACCCTTTGCGCAAAGATTACGTCTCCAATACGCGCGATTAA
- a CDS encoding NADH-quinone oxidoreductase subunit D, whose translation MKENLSMHDRAQMSEADMETALREQQEALRDVAETYHPSEPFVFNLGPQHPSTHGVFRARMKMDGEHVLEVDNIIGYLHRGIEKIAEQKTWAQFTPYTDRMDYLAPILNEWGYLMGVEKLMNITVPERGEYVRVILGELQRVANHLVYLASFALDLNGYTAWMYMFREREKILDILEAYSGSRMNNHALRIGGAPTPLPDGMVEMITDWLDGYPQAMKDFANVVHGNEIFQARTQNVGIIDVETCMKYSVGGANLRAAGKPADLRKDRPYSIYDRFDFKVITGKQGDAFDRYMVRYYEMEECCKIIRQALEQMPKEGPTMAKVPKMIKVPKGEVYAQIEGAKGWLGYYIVSDGGMKPYRIRLHAPSVMSLFALPGIVDGMLLQDYITSLASIDIVLGEVDR comes from the coding sequence ATGAAAGAAAATCTGTCAATGCACGACAGGGCTCAGATGAGCGAAGCGGATATGGAAACGGCCTTACGTGAGCAGCAAGAGGCCTTGCGTGATGTTGCCGAGACCTACCATCCGTCGGAGCCTTTTGTTTTCAACTTAGGCCCTCAACACCCTTCAACCCACGGGGTTTTTCGGGCCCGGATGAAAATGGACGGGGAACATGTCCTTGAGGTGGATAACATCATTGGTTATTTGCACCGGGGGATTGAAAAGATTGCCGAGCAGAAAACCTGGGCACAATTCACACCTTATACGGACAGGATGGACTATTTGGCGCCGATTCTGAATGAATGGGGCTACCTGATGGGCGTGGAGAAGCTCATGAACATTACGGTGCCTGAACGCGGTGAATATGTTCGTGTGATTTTGGGTGAACTGCAGCGCGTGGCCAATCACTTGGTCTATTTGGCTTCTTTTGCCCTGGACCTAAACGGGTATACGGCCTGGATGTACATGTTCCGCGAACGTGAAAAAATCTTAGATATTTTAGAAGCCTATTCGGGCAGCCGGATGAACAACCACGCCTTGCGCATCGGTGGTGCACCAACGCCCTTGCCGGATGGCATGGTGGAAATGATTACCGATTGGCTGGACGGCTATCCCCAGGCCATGAAAGATTTTGCCAATGTGGTCCACGGGAATGAAATTTTCCAAGCACGGACACAAAATGTCGGTATCATAGATGTAGAGACTTGCATGAAATACTCTGTCGGCGGGGCCAACCTGCGTGCCGCCGGTAAACCGGCAGACTTGCGCAAGGACCGCCCCTACAGCATTTACGATCGGTTTGATTTCAAGGTGATCACCGGCAAGCAAGGGGACGCTTTTGACCGCTACATGGTGCGGTATTATGAAATGGAAGAATGCTGTAAGATCATTCGCCAAGCTTTGGAACAAATGCCCAAAGAAGGGCCGACCATGGCCAAGGTGCCAAAAATGATTAAGGTGCCCAAGGGCGAGGTCTACGCTCAGATTGAAGGGGCTAAAGGCTGGCTCGGTTACTATATTGTTTCCGATGGTGGCATGAAACCTTACCGCATCCGTCTGCACGCACCAAGTGTTATGAGCTTGTTTGCCCTTCCGGGCATTGTGGACGGCATGCTCTTGCAGGACTATATTACGTCCTTGGCCAGTATTGACATCGTTTTAGGCGAAGTGGACCGTTAG
- the nuoH gene encoding NADH-quinone oxidoreductase subunit NuoH, whose amino-acid sequence MLNNLFINMGGAISEWIVGLGGSQMLGDWIVRILAAVVILVFLLCNVIVLVYLERKFSGFYQERLGPNRVGPAGIFQLFMDILKLVSKNTYTPKNVDKLLYNLVPLVVFIPTMLCFMVLPFGAGMSMVDSDVGLLFYFAVSGLTTFILLTSGWAANNKYTLMGGMRATLQMISYEIPLIFSVIGIVMICGSMNLNEIVQNQIDHGWFIWRQPLAFIIFLVASTAEMNRNPFDLPEGEQELVAGYQTEYSGMRFAFMYLGEYVALLAMCWLSAVLFLGGWHGPILPGWIWIIIKTYVFVFINMWIRWTYPRIRIDHLMKLNWKVLIPLAIANMTITGIALRLVQTLA is encoded by the coding sequence ATGCTCAATAATTTATTCATCAATATGGGTGGCGCCATCTCCGAGTGGATTGTAGGACTGGGCGGTTCTCAAATGTTGGGAGACTGGATCGTCCGCATCCTGGCAGCGGTGGTCATTCTGGTATTTTTGCTGTGCAATGTTATCGTATTGGTTTATCTGGAACGTAAATTTTCCGGCTTTTACCAAGAGCGCCTTGGTCCGAACCGTGTGGGCCCGGCCGGTATTTTCCAGCTTTTTATGGATATTTTAAAGCTGGTCAGTAAAAACACCTACACCCCTAAAAATGTAGATAAGCTCCTGTACAACTTGGTGCCCTTGGTGGTCTTTATCCCCACCATGCTGTGCTTTATGGTCCTCCCCTTCGGGGCAGGCATGAGCATGGTAGACAGTGATGTAGGCCTACTCTTTTATTTTGCCGTCAGCGGGTTGACCACCTTTATTTTGTTGACCAGCGGCTGGGCGGCCAATAATAAGTACACCCTTATGGGTGGGATGCGGGCCACGCTGCAAATGATTTCTTATGAAATTCCGCTGATTTTTTCCGTCATCGGTATTGTGATGATTTGCGGCAGCATGAACTTAAATGAAATCGTTCAAAATCAGATTGACCACGGTTGGTTCATTTGGCGTCAACCGCTGGCCTTCATCATTTTCCTGGTGGCCTCAACCGCTGAAATGAACCGAAATCCCTTTGACCTTCCGGAAGGGGAACAGGAACTGGTTGCCGGTTATCAAACCGAGTATTCCGGTATGCGGTTTGCCTTCATGTATTTAGGGGAATACGTTGCCCTCTTGGCCATGTGCTGGCTTTCTGCCGTTCTCTTCCTGGGCGGCTGGCACGGACCGATTTTGCCGGGCTGGATCTGGATCATCATCAAGACCTACGTCTTTGTATTCATCAATATGTGGATCAGATGGACCTATCCGCGTATTCGCATTGACCACTTAATGAAATTAAACTGGAAAGTGCTGATTCCCTTGGCCATTGCCAATATGACCATTACCGGCATCGCGCTTAGACTTGTACAGACATTAGCGTAA
- a CDS encoding NuoI/complex I 23 kDa subunit family protein, with protein MYGTGLLKGLAVTIRHFFLPKFTEQYPEERPNLSPASHGFFEYDYDKCIACRLCERACPNKVIHIETEKDENNKNKVTGYDMDISYCLFCGLCIEACPTKALMNAQNFETTVYHRKNTHYDFLSPVPHEMNEKFDAVQAAYLEKHPPKVSVARPKAEKPAPDPNAPKPKPKPAPKPADADAAAEKPAPTAEKEGE; from the coding sequence TTGTACGGTACAGGACTCTTAAAAGGACTGGCGGTAACGATACGGCACTTCTTTTTGCCGAAGTTCACGGAGCAATATCCTGAAGAACGACCGAATCTGTCACCAGCCAGCCATGGTTTCTTTGAGTACGATTACGACAAATGCATTGCGTGTCGGCTTTGCGAACGCGCATGCCCGAATAAAGTCATCCATATTGAGACGGAAAAAGACGAAAACAACAAAAATAAAGTCACCGGTTACGATATGGATATATCTTATTGCTTGTTCTGTGGGCTGTGTATTGAAGCATGCCCAACCAAAGCCCTGATGAACGCACAAAATTTTGAAACAACCGTTTATCATCGGAAAAATACCCACTATGATTTTCTGTCGCCCGTTCCGCATGAAATGAATGAAAAATTTGATGCGGTGCAGGCCGCCTATCTTGAGAAGCATCCGCCAAAAGTGTCTGTTGCTAGGCCTAAGGCTGAAAAACCGGCACCTGACCCGAATGCGCCGAAGCCCAAACCAAAACCGGCGCCGAAACCGGCCGATGCAGATGCAGCGGCTGAAAAACCGGCACCGACAGCTGAGAAGGAGGGAGAATAA
- a CDS encoding NADH-quinone oxidoreductase subunit J: protein MTSTISPALFYFFAVIMIASALGMAVSRNLFRTALLMLVTFASVAGIYASMHERFLAVAQLLVYVGAITILMIFGIMLTKSYGVRTLTNPFSRTAIGGGVIAAGLCFVVSMCIRILPAVPAGPIAVPSVYHIGISLFGVHILATELAAILLLVAMIGALMITEKEDDAK, encoded by the coding sequence ATGACATCAACCATTTCTCCCGCATTATTTTACTTTTTTGCGGTGATTATGATTGCCAGTGCTTTGGGCATGGCGGTATCGCGTAATTTGTTCCGCACGGCGCTCTTGATGCTGGTGACCTTCGCTTCAGTGGCCGGCATATACGCCAGCATGCACGAACGGTTTTTAGCGGTGGCCCAGCTTTTGGTTTACGTTGGCGCCATTACCATCCTGATGATTTTTGGGATCATGCTGACCAAAAGTTACGGCGTTCGCACCCTGACCAACCCCTTTTCGAGAACCGCCATTGGCGGTGGGGTGATTGCCGCCGGGCTTTGCTTTGTGGTGAGCATGTGCATTCGCATTCTGCCGGCTGTACCGGCAGGGCCGATTGCGGTGCCTTCGGTTTACCACATTGGCATCAGTCTTTTCGGGGTACACATTTTGGCGACGGAATTGGCTGCTATTTTGCTTCTGGTAGCGATGATTGGCGCCTTGATGATTACAGAAAAGGAGGATGATGCGAAATGA
- the nuoK gene encoding NADH-quinone oxidoreductase subunit NuoK, with product MIGLTHYLFLALLLFCIGLFIALSRRNPIGVLMGIELMLNAVNINLVAFNRFLNPEVAVGYVFVLLIMVVAAAEVAVGLAIILKNYRERGRSDLSDINWLKW from the coding sequence ATGATCGGATTAACACATTACCTTTTCTTAGCGCTTCTGCTTTTCTGCATCGGGCTTTTTATCGCCTTATCCAGACGGAACCCCATCGGTGTTTTGATGGGCATTGAATTAATGCTCAATGCTGTCAATATTAACCTGGTGGCTTTTAACCGGTTTCTAAATCCGGAAGTGGCTGTTGGCTATGTTTTTGTGCTGTTGATTATGGTGGTTGCCGCTGCCGAAGTGGCTGTTGGTTTGGCCATCATTCTGAAGAACTATCGCGAACGCGGTCGTTCAGATCTCAGCGACATCAACTGGTTGAAGTGGTAA